A region of Vibrio chagasii DNA encodes the following proteins:
- a CDS encoding LysR family transcriptional regulator has product MKRFNLNLIYYFIAIYEEGNLTYAAERLNISQPSLSAHLKQLRDEYRDLLFVRKSYTLEPTPVANDLYPVFKQAHKLVSHSLPETHDFEPKECSYTFRIAAMSISSSVILPQILDRIQEEAPECVIEVVNIKEDMATDIREKKIDLVVDLTNAHPTLLSQEIWGDELCMVCSQNHSQISDQVTLEQYLSAKHVMLTHDNYRVNQLTEFHSPIFADRKVARKLNSIADFSDTIYNSDWIATFPKGVANAYFDKDKIKLLELPFEYIKPSLSVYWHSNRNDDIVNQWLRELFTSEVLTLSSEI; this is encoded by the coding sequence ATGAAACGATTTAACCTAAACCTCATCTATTACTTTATTGCGATATATGAAGAAGGAAACTTAACGTACGCAGCAGAAAGGCTCAATATATCTCAGCCTAGCCTCAGCGCTCATTTAAAGCAGCTTCGAGATGAATATCGTGATCTGCTGTTCGTAAGAAAGTCGTACACGCTTGAGCCGACACCAGTCGCTAATGATTTGTATCCTGTCTTTAAGCAAGCACATAAGCTTGTCTCTCATTCATTGCCTGAAACGCATGATTTTGAACCGAAAGAGTGCAGTTACACATTTAGAATTGCGGCGATGAGCATTTCAAGCAGTGTGATCTTGCCTCAAATATTAGATAGGATTCAGGAAGAAGCTCCAGAGTGCGTTATCGAAGTCGTGAATATCAAAGAGGATATGGCGACTGACATTCGAGAAAAGAAGATCGATCTTGTGGTCGATTTAACCAACGCGCATCCAACCTTGTTGAGCCAGGAAATTTGGGGCGACGAGCTGTGTATGGTCTGCAGCCAAAACCATTCTCAGATCAGCGATCAAGTGACTCTTGAACAGTACCTTTCAGCAAAGCATGTCATGCTCACACACGATAACTATCGAGTGAATCAGTTAACTGAATTTCACAGTCCGATCTTTGCGGATCGTAAAGTGGCAAGAAAGCTTAATTCCATCGCAGACTTCTCAGACACCATCTACAACAGTGATTGGATAGCTACTTTCCCCAAAGGTGTCGCAAACGCCTATTTTGATAAAGATAAAATTAAGCTTCTAGAGCTTCCTTTTGAATACATCAAGCCTTCACTCAGTGTTTATTGGCACAGCAATCGTAATGATGACATCGTCAATCAATGGTTAAGAGAGTTGTTTACTAGCGAAGTTTTAACCTTGAGCTCCGAAATATAA
- a CDS encoding DUF3332 domain-containing protein: MMNRFVKPIIISASLVTLFGCVGSNAVTGKLMEFNVKAVDNRYARGGLNMLLAPAYGITVAADYIVFNSLEFWTGKNPINKKPHIFDTKVDTYIDINDQLDESLTDAPIDPLAKHVIDHSEMKVINQDEVAIELTYNDGTRATLTGHRFGDEVHYSLDNQVIAKTSLEEMQMYMASAEQS; the protein is encoded by the coding sequence ATGATGAACCGATTTGTAAAACCGATAATTATATCAGCGAGCCTTGTCACCTTATTTGGTTGTGTAGGTAGTAATGCCGTAACGGGCAAATTGATGGAATTCAACGTAAAAGCCGTTGATAACCGTTATGCTCGTGGTGGCTTAAACATGCTTCTAGCCCCTGCCTACGGTATCACGGTTGCTGCCGATTACATTGTGTTTAACTCACTAGAATTCTGGACAGGCAAAAACCCAATCAACAAAAAGCCGCACATTTTTGATACTAAAGTTGATACTTACATCGACATTAACGACCAATTAGATGAAAGCTTAACCGACGCGCCTATCGACCCATTGGCTAAGCACGTCATTGATCACAGTGAGATGAAAGTTATCAATCAAGATGAAGTTGCTATCGAACTCACGTACAACGACGGCACGCGTGCAACACTAACTGGTCACCGTTTTGGCGATGAAGTCCACTACTCTCTTGATAACCAAGTTATCGCAAAAACCAGTTTAGAAGAGATGCAGATGTACATGGCTTCTGCGGAGCAATCATAA
- the phaC gene encoding class I poly(R)-hydroxyalkanoic acid synthase, giving the protein MENKSPFEGMMNLMSQYGQAWMDNLGQPTQSTLMKTQSEDFTKWVGSMTQNPTNMVEQQMNWWAQQVNLLNDCILGTQEQIKETDRRFRDPSWNDTPLYRYIKESYKLACDNIQQSVENADGLDDETKARLSFFTRQYLNAMSPSNFVSTNPEILKLTMESKGENLIQGMKQFRQDLEQSADMLNIRMTDKNQFKLGENIASTPGKIVFQNDMFELIQYKPTTEQVYKRPTLIVPPFVNKYYIMDVNPETSYVKWLVSQGHTVFMISWVNPNAHMRDVDFGNYVTQGVLPALDAIESVTGEREVNGIGYCIGGTTLVAAMAYLSGKRRKQRIKSVTLLTTILDFQKPGELGVFINDPIISSIEAQNNQRGYMDGRQMAVSFSLLRENSLYWNYYISNYLKGESPMAFDLLYWNCDNTNVTAATHNQLLRQCYLENRLAKGELVIDGVAIDLGKVKSPAYFLSAIDDHIALWDGNFEGTKLLGGDNKFVLTESGHIAGPMNHADSNKYGFWTNDDNDQTPPQWLASADKHHGSWWSHWQSWVDERNFSEMIEARELEGELDAPGEYVKQRIQDVIAQENEMEKESA; this is encoded by the coding sequence ATGGAAAATAAATCGCCCTTTGAAGGTATGATGAACCTCATGTCCCAATACGGACAAGCCTGGATGGACAATCTAGGGCAGCCAACACAATCAACATTGATGAAAACCCAATCGGAAGATTTTACTAAGTGGGTTGGCTCAATGACTCAGAACCCAACCAATATGGTTGAGCAACAGATGAATTGGTGGGCGCAGCAAGTTAATCTACTTAACGATTGTATCCTCGGCACTCAAGAACAAATCAAAGAGACGGATCGTCGTTTTCGTGACCCTTCATGGAATGACACGCCACTGTATCGTTACATCAAAGAGAGTTACAAACTTGCTTGTGACAACATTCAACAATCAGTTGAGAACGCAGATGGACTGGACGATGAAACCAAAGCTCGACTTTCATTTTTCACTCGACAATATTTGAATGCGATGTCGCCAAGCAACTTCGTTTCGACCAACCCAGAGATACTCAAGCTGACTATGGAGAGCAAGGGTGAAAACCTGATCCAGGGGATGAAGCAATTCCGTCAGGACTTAGAACAAAGTGCTGACATGCTGAATATTCGAATGACGGATAAAAACCAGTTCAAACTGGGGGAGAATATTGCCTCAACGCCTGGAAAAATCGTCTTTCAAAATGACATGTTTGAGCTGATTCAATATAAGCCGACCACAGAACAAGTCTATAAACGTCCGACGCTGATCGTACCGCCGTTCGTCAACAAATATTACATTATGGATGTCAATCCAGAGACCTCCTATGTGAAGTGGTTGGTCAGCCAAGGCCACACAGTATTCATGATCTCTTGGGTGAACCCTAATGCTCATATGCGAGACGTCGATTTTGGCAACTACGTGACTCAAGGCGTGCTACCTGCACTTGATGCCATTGAAAGTGTCACAGGCGAGCGAGAAGTTAACGGTATCGGTTACTGCATCGGTGGCACCACTTTAGTCGCAGCCATGGCTTACCTTTCTGGCAAACGTCGTAAACAGAGAATTAAATCGGTCACTCTGCTGACTACAATCCTCGACTTCCAAAAGCCAGGTGAGTTAGGGGTCTTCATCAATGATCCGATCATTAGCAGTATTGAAGCACAAAACAACCAACGTGGTTATATGGATGGCCGCCAAATGGCCGTGTCATTCAGCTTACTTCGTGAAAACAGCCTGTATTGGAATTACTACATTTCCAATTATCTGAAAGGGGAGAGCCCGATGGCATTCGACCTCCTTTATTGGAACTGTGACAACACCAACGTGACTGCTGCGACCCATAACCAGCTGCTACGTCAGTGCTATCTTGAGAATCGACTAGCCAAAGGTGAATTGGTGATCGATGGTGTGGCGATTGATTTAGGTAAAGTAAAGTCGCCGGCTTACTTTCTCTCTGCTATTGATGATCATATCGCGCTATGGGACGGCAACTTTGAAGGCACAAAACTGCTAGGTGGAGACAATAAATTTGTACTTACCGAGAGCGGCCATATTGCAGGGCCTATGAACCATGCCGATTCCAATAAATATGGTTTTTGGACCAATGATGATAACGACCAAACACCACCTCAGTGGCTTGCCAGCGCCGACAAGCACCATGGCTCGTGGTGGTCGCATTGGCAAAGCTGGGTTGATGAGCGCAATTTCTCCGAAATGATTGAAGCTCGTGAGCTAGAAGGGGAACTGGATGCGCCAGGTGAATACGTGAAGCAGCGTATTCAAGATGTCATCGCTCAAGAAAATGAAATGGAAAAGGAGTCCGCATAA
- a CDS encoding carbohydate-binding domain-containing protein yields the protein MLKKSLLAICCFTALYGCGSPSHNPTQTQVDKLANNLDMSFEIVTNYGKENGIACAELQADYASCNLVNIVLTNEGSQVDLKDWSIYFHSIRPVLENRNKEFKVTHITGDLHKIEPSDNFTGFQKHKTHTIPIISEAWQVSYTDFMPRAFVSAQGAEAKNIASTDTEDLTMFVNGLDQSQVRFSIEDNNPRATAETRFEHNQDIIFRESTGEILPTPKHVEYTGSYLPIIQGLNLDALPVSDDTKRAITNQADMMGITNLKSGIDINVQFQDTDFISDKESYQLEITSDSINIIANDEIGVFYAMQSLLNVYDPFSRYTIPTMKVIDAPRFEYRGFMVDVGRNFHSKETIFKTIEQMAAFKMNRLHLHMSEDEGWRLEIPGLPELTEVGSQRCFDENEQQCLMPQLGSGAHSDNFGSGYFSRQDYIDILKYAKAHKIEVIPEFDMPAHARAAVMSMEARYHKYMTLGDTEKAEQYRLLDPEDQSNVTTVQFYNRQSFINPCLESSKQFVSKVITEVKLMHEEAEMPLTQWHFGGDEAKNIKQGHGFQDVNDTPEAGKGQINLSKEHKPYEKSPQCIAKIESGEIESQDKLLSYFATEVSKLLQEQDVTTFQAWQDGLKYVENSEALATDKARVNLWDTVFWGASDSSIQLINDGYQLVLSNPDHIYLDMPYEVDEHERGYYWATRASDTRKMFSYIPENLPQNAELAKDRNGDSYTAKGSLTPNDAVYGISAALWSETVRTDEQYEYMAFPRLMAVAERAWHKAEWELDYQPGVEYSDSTEHTDLNVLSDDWSRFANILGQRELAKVEMRDINYRLPVPGAKISQGKLHMNSQFPGLNLEYSTDNGESWHLYLNASKPLVDSNVLIRSSSNLEYRTSRVTEVLYQPTK from the coding sequence ATGTTAAAAAAATCACTGTTGGCTATCTGCTGTTTCACTGCCCTCTATGGGTGCGGATCTCCTTCTCACAACCCCACACAAACGCAAGTGGATAAGCTCGCCAACAATTTGGATATGTCATTCGAGATCGTCACTAACTATGGCAAAGAAAACGGCATCGCTTGTGCTGAACTCCAGGCCGATTACGCCTCTTGTAACTTGGTCAATATCGTCCTTACCAATGAAGGCTCACAAGTGGACCTTAAAGATTGGTCGATCTATTTCCACAGTATTCGTCCCGTGCTTGAAAACCGCAACAAAGAGTTCAAAGTCACCCACATCACTGGTGACCTTCATAAAATAGAACCTAGCGACAACTTCACTGGTTTCCAAAAGCACAAAACCCACACAATCCCGATCATATCCGAAGCGTGGCAAGTCTCTTACACCGACTTTATGCCTCGTGCTTTCGTTTCTGCTCAAGGCGCAGAAGCCAAAAACATCGCTTCAACTGATACAGAAGATCTCACTATGTTCGTTAACGGTTTAGACCAGTCACAAGTTCGTTTCTCGATTGAAGATAATAACCCTCGAGCGACAGCGGAAACTCGCTTTGAACACAACCAAGACATTATATTCAGAGAATCAACTGGCGAGATTTTACCGACACCGAAACACGTAGAGTACACAGGGAGTTACTTGCCGATTATTCAAGGCCTTAATTTGGATGCCCTGCCAGTATCGGATGACACCAAGCGTGCTATCACTAATCAAGCAGACATGATGGGCATTACTAACTTAAAAAGCGGCATCGACATCAATGTTCAATTTCAAGACACCGACTTTATTTCCGATAAAGAGAGCTATCAGTTAGAAATCACCTCAGACAGCATCAACATTATTGCTAACGATGAGATTGGCGTGTTCTACGCGATGCAGTCGCTGCTTAATGTCTACGATCCATTCTCACGCTACACCATCCCAACCATGAAGGTGATTGATGCTCCTAGGTTTGAGTACCGTGGTTTCATGGTCGACGTCGGCCGTAATTTCCATTCGAAAGAGACAATATTCAAAACTATTGAGCAGATGGCAGCCTTCAAAATGAATAGGTTGCACCTTCACATGAGTGAGGATGAAGGCTGGAGACTTGAAATACCTGGGCTTCCAGAACTTACCGAGGTTGGCAGCCAGCGTTGCTTTGACGAAAACGAACAGCAATGCTTAATGCCACAGCTTGGTTCCGGGGCACATAGCGACAACTTTGGTTCAGGCTACTTCAGCCGCCAAGATTACATCGACATCTTGAAGTATGCCAAAGCGCACAAGATTGAAGTCATTCCAGAGTTTGATATGCCCGCACATGCTCGAGCGGCAGTCATGTCAATGGAGGCTAGATACCACAAATATATGACGCTTGGGGACACCGAAAAAGCAGAGCAATATCGCCTACTCGATCCTGAAGATCAGTCTAACGTCACAACGGTACAATTTTACAATCGCCAAAGCTTTATCAACCCATGCCTTGAGTCTTCAAAGCAGTTTGTAAGTAAGGTCATCACTGAAGTAAAACTCATGCACGAAGAAGCTGAAATGCCACTCACTCAATGGCATTTCGGTGGCGATGAAGCAAAGAACATAAAACAGGGTCACGGATTCCAGGACGTTAACGACACTCCCGAGGCTGGCAAAGGACAGATTAACCTTTCTAAAGAGCACAAGCCCTATGAAAAGTCACCTCAATGCATCGCCAAAATAGAATCTGGTGAAATTGAAAGCCAAGATAAGCTCCTGAGTTACTTCGCCACCGAAGTTTCTAAGCTATTACAAGAACAAGATGTAACAACATTCCAAGCATGGCAAGACGGCCTAAAGTATGTCGAGAATTCAGAAGCGCTTGCGACAGATAAGGCGCGAGTCAATTTGTGGGATACGGTTTTCTGGGGAGCAAGCGACAGTTCTATCCAACTGATTAACGATGGCTATCAACTAGTGCTGTCTAACCCTGACCATATCTACCTTGATATGCCTTACGAAGTTGATGAGCATGAACGCGGTTATTACTGGGCAACTCGAGCGTCAGATACTCGAAAGATGTTTTCCTACATTCCAGAAAACTTGCCACAAAACGCTGAACTAGCAAAAGACCGAAATGGTGACTCTTACACAGCAAAAGGAAGCCTAACACCAAATGACGCCGTTTATGGGATATCAGCAGCACTCTGGTCTGAAACAGTCAGAACAGATGAGCAATATGAATACATGGCCTTCCCTCGCCTAATGGCTGTGGCCGAGCGAGCGTGGCATAAAGCAGAGTGGGAATTGGATTACCAGCCAGGTGTTGAGTATTCAGATTCTACGGAGCACACAGACTTAAACGTCTTGAGCGATGATTGGAGTCGATTTGCCAATATTTTAGGTCAGCGTGAGTTAGCAAAGGTCGAGATGAGAGACATTAACTATCGCTTACCAGTACCCGGAGCAAAGATCTCACAGGGCAAACTACACATGAACTCTCAATTCCCGGGGCTTAACTTAGAGTATTCAACCGATAATGGGGAGTCGTGGCACCTTTACCTAAACGCGAGCAAGCCTTTAGTAGACTCTAACGTTTTGATTCGTAGTTCATCTAACCTAGAGTACAGAACAAGTAGAGTGACTGAAGTGCTATATCAGCCAACAAAATAG
- the folM gene encoding dihydromonapterin reductase yields MSETILITGVGKRLGFALAQQLLADGYQVIGTFRSEYPQLQQLRDKGADLQYVDFYQQSSVEDFLHYVGQEYRALRAIVHNASDWKPENKKDPSENASEIMNQMMAVHVGVPYLINLSLKDLLMSGDQTSDIIHISDYVAEKGSKKHIAYAASKAALNNLTLSFSAMLAPNVKVNTVSPAMIKFNDHDDEAYKAKALQKALIPAEAGFEEVIDGIKYVLASRYMTGRTLHLDGGRHLK; encoded by the coding sequence ATGAGTGAGACGATTCTGATAACTGGAGTAGGGAAGCGATTAGGGTTCGCACTGGCTCAGCAACTCCTAGCTGATGGGTACCAAGTGATTGGTACCTTTCGTAGCGAATATCCTCAGTTGCAACAGCTGCGTGATAAGGGGGCAGATCTACAGTACGTCGATTTTTACCAGCAAAGCAGCGTAGAGGACTTTCTGCATTATGTAGGGCAAGAGTATAGAGCACTTCGAGCCATCGTTCATAATGCCTCTGATTGGAAGCCAGAGAATAAGAAAGACCCGAGCGAGAACGCTTCAGAAATTATGAATCAGATGATGGCAGTTCACGTCGGCGTACCATACCTTATCAATCTGTCGCTCAAAGACCTGCTGATGTCTGGCGATCAAACCTCAGATATCATCCACATCAGTGACTATGTCGCCGAAAAAGGCAGTAAAAAACATATCGCTTACGCGGCAAGCAAAGCTGCGCTTAATAACTTAACGCTTTCATTTTCGGCGATGCTGGCTCCCAACGTGAAAGTAAACACTGTCTCACCAGCTATGATCAAATTCAATGATCATGATGACGAGGCGTATAAGGCTAAAGCTCTGCAAAAAGCTTTGATTCCGGCGGAAGCGGGTTTTGAGGAAGTGATTGATGGCATCAAGTATGTACTGGCCAGTCGTTACATGACAGGAAGAACATTGCATCTTGATGGCGGCAGGCATCTAAAGTGA
- the folK gene encoding 2-amino-4-hydroxy-6-hydroxymethyldihydropteridine diphosphokinase, giving the protein MANVYVSIGSNINREHHITESLKALNHRFAPLQISQFYDCEPVGFEGDNFLNLVVGFECDLPIAELSKTLHQIESDNGRQRESKEYAARTMDIDILLYGDQVGIIDGVELPRGEITEYAFVLRPLVDLAANAHHPVLNISYQQLWNNFDQSSQKTNSIPFELSLT; this is encoded by the coding sequence ATGGCCAACGTCTATGTCAGCATCGGAAGCAACATCAATCGCGAACACCACATCACGGAATCTCTCAAAGCGTTGAACCATCGCTTTGCTCCACTGCAAATTTCTCAGTTTTACGATTGCGAGCCAGTCGGTTTTGAAGGAGACAACTTCCTCAATCTCGTTGTGGGGTTTGAATGTGATCTTCCTATCGCAGAGTTGTCTAAAACGCTTCATCAAATCGAATCTGATAACGGTCGCCAACGCGAGTCTAAAGAGTATGCAGCACGAACCATGGATATCGATATCCTTCTTTACGGCGATCAAGTGGGCATTATCGACGGGGTAGAATTACCCAGAGGTGAAATCACCGAGTACGCTTTCGTGCTTCGTCCGTTAGTCGACCTTGCCGCGAATGCTCACCATCCCGTCCTAAACATCTCGTACCAACAACTTTGGAATAACTTTGACCAGTCGAGTCAGAAAACCAATTCAATCCCTTTCGAGCTCAGTCTCACGTAA
- a CDS encoding transporter substrate-binding domain-containing protein produces MTNFKGASRLSKALIFISILSKSAFGLEVPDNALESYVGDFSALKEKGVVRVLVSGDIGFYHIENGKPKGILAEQIYYFDQALKLSDPLLRVKVIPVERSELLEALNQGRGDIAIANLTVTEERQRLVDFSMPIRRDIDEVLVTSLSKPSISNVTQLQGKEVWLKQDSSYISSVQKLNQQFEKKGMEPIYIHLLNANLQDLELLELIKSEKITATIVDSHKLELWDSLEKGIKIHEAITFREDADIAWAIRKNSPQLKAQIDQYLQESKQGTLLGNVIDNRYLDSVSWMSRASNPQQNRQRDKLEALFVSYGEKYDIDWFILLAMAFQESGLDHSKVSHRGAVGIMQVMPKTARDWYVDIDNVHDLESNIHAGSKYLRFIHDRYFDKPEIADIDKIYFSLAAYNAGPAKIRRMRKLAAQQGYNPNKWFNHVEVVARENISQEPVKYVANISRYFTIYQRLDEFQDTREEQLGNMTRQLNIKRLSDYFAY; encoded by the coding sequence ATGACGAACTTTAAAGGCGCTTCACGCTTATCAAAGGCATTGATCTTTATATCTATTCTTTCTAAGTCCGCTTTCGGTTTAGAAGTGCCAGATAACGCCCTTGAATCCTATGTTGGTGATTTCTCGGCTTTGAAAGAGAAAGGCGTAGTACGTGTTTTAGTCTCTGGTGACATCGGTTTCTATCACATTGAAAACGGTAAGCCGAAAGGGATTTTGGCCGAGCAAATCTATTACTTTGATCAGGCACTTAAACTGAGTGATCCACTGCTGCGCGTTAAGGTGATTCCGGTAGAGCGAAGCGAATTACTTGAAGCGTTAAATCAAGGGCGGGGCGATATTGCTATCGCGAACCTTACAGTAACCGAAGAGCGTCAAAGGCTGGTGGATTTCAGCATGCCCATTCGCCGCGATATCGATGAGGTGTTAGTCACAAGCCTATCTAAGCCTTCAATCAGCAATGTCACACAACTACAGGGTAAAGAAGTGTGGCTTAAGCAGGATTCTAGCTACATCAGTAGCGTTCAAAAATTGAATCAACAGTTTGAGAAAAAGGGCATGGAACCCATCTATATTCACTTACTCAACGCGAACCTCCAAGACCTTGAACTCCTTGAGCTGATTAAGAGTGAGAAGATCACAGCAACCATTGTCGACAGCCATAAGTTGGAATTGTGGGACAGTTTAGAGAAGGGCATTAAGATCCATGAGGCAATCACCTTTAGAGAAGATGCAGATATCGCGTGGGCCATTCGTAAGAATAGTCCTCAACTGAAAGCCCAAATAGACCAGTATTTGCAAGAATCGAAACAGGGCACGTTACTCGGGAACGTGATTGATAATCGCTATTTAGACAGCGTTTCATGGATGAGTCGCGCCTCTAACCCACAGCAAAACCGACAACGAGATAAACTAGAAGCTCTGTTTGTCTCGTATGGTGAGAAGTACGATATCGACTGGTTCATTCTTCTAGCGATGGCTTTTCAAGAATCAGGGCTCGACCACTCGAAAGTGTCGCACCGTGGTGCCGTGGGTATTATGCAAGTGATGCCTAAAACGGCGCGGGATTGGTATGTGGATATTGATAATGTGCACGATTTAGAAAGTAACATCCATGCTGGAAGCAAGTATTTACGCTTTATTCATGACAGGTACTTTGATAAGCCTGAAATAGCTGACATCGATAAGATTTACTTTAGCTTAGCTGCCTATAATGCTGGACCAGCAAAAATACGAAGAATGCGAAAATTAGCGGCGCAGCAAGGGTATAACCCGAATAAATGGTTTAATCACGTTGAGGTTGTCGCAAGAGAGAACATAAGCCAAGAACCAGTAAAGTATGTCGCTAATATAAGTCGTTATTTTACGATTTATCAGCGCCTAGATGAATTTCAAGACACGCGAGAAGAGCAGTTAGGTAATATGACAAGGCAATTGAATATCAAGCGACTGTCTGACTACTTTGCTTATTAA
- a CDS encoding phasin family protein, translating into MSTQETFKAFTSQLESVTNPFYNFNQLVTKNIETLTKIQLDSLQAYSALGNESLQSLASLKQPQDIPAYGSKQMEVASKISQQLMEDSQKLTQLGQDFKSAADELTASAVKTAKSA; encoded by the coding sequence ATGTCTACTCAGGAAACATTTAAGGCTTTCACATCGCAGCTAGAGTCTGTAACTAACCCGTTCTACAACTTCAATCAACTAGTGACTAAGAATATAGAGACACTGACCAAGATTCAGCTTGATAGCCTTCAGGCTTATAGCGCGCTAGGTAATGAGTCTTTGCAGAGCTTAGCTTCGTTAAAGCAGCCACAAGATATTCCAGCTTATGGTTCAAAACAGATGGAAGTGGCGAGTAAGATCTCACAGCAACTCATGGAAGATAGCCAAAAGCTGACTCAACTTGGTCAAGACTTTAAATCTGCCGCTGACGAGCTTACTGCCTCTGCGGTAAAGACCGCGAAAAGTGCTTAG
- the folE gene encoding GTP cyclohydrolase I FolE, with the protein MLSTEAEQVRTALLARGLETPMTASEMNSDQKYNRIKGLLTEVVSTLGLDLTDDSVAETPHRIAKMYVHEIFSGLDYNNFPKISVIENKMSVDEMVKVSDIDLTSTCEHHFITIDGLAQVAYIPESKILGLSKINRIVRFFAQRPQVQERLTQQILIAIQTLVETENVAVTIKATHYCVKSRGVMDANSETTTTALGGIFKTNPQTRAEFLR; encoded by the coding sequence ATGTTGAGTACAGAAGCAGAACAAGTAAGAACAGCTCTACTGGCGAGAGGGCTTGAAACTCCGATGACCGCGAGTGAAATGAACAGCGACCAAAAATACAATCGTATCAAGGGACTGTTAACGGAAGTGGTAAGCACGTTGGGTTTGGATCTGACCGACGACAGCGTTGCAGAAACGCCGCACCGCATCGCAAAGATGTACGTACATGAGATATTCTCGGGACTGGATTACAACAACTTTCCAAAAATCAGCGTGATAGAGAACAAGATGTCGGTTGATGAGATGGTTAAGGTGTCGGACATCGACTTAACCTCCACATGTGAGCATCACTTCATTACTATCGACGGTTTGGCTCAAGTGGCCTACATTCCGGAATCTAAGATACTTGGCCTGTCGAAAATAAACAGAATTGTACGATTCTTCGCGCAACGCCCGCAAGTTCAAGAGCGCTTAACCCAACAGATTCTGATTGCCATCCAGACTCTCGTAGAAACAGAAAATGTAGCAGTAACTATTAAAGCGACGCATTACTGCGTGAAGTCTCGAGGCGTTATGGATGCTAACTCTGAAACGACGACAACGGCGCTCGGTGGCATTTTCAAAACTAACCCTCAAACTAGAGCTGAGTTTTTACGATGA
- the folX gene encoding dihydroneopterin triphosphate 2'-epimerase, protein MNHNAIITITNLRLRTFIGFNEEEKTKQQDIVINAEIHYPANNLCLSDDVDNALNYKNICKKIIHHVESGRFLLLEKLTSDVLGICIDHPWVRYAQVRIDKPHALRFADSVSLTLSYEADQDNNF, encoded by the coding sequence ATGAACCACAACGCCATTATTACCATCACAAACCTCAGACTACGAACCTTCATCGGCTTCAACGAGGAAGAGAAAACCAAGCAGCAAGATATTGTTATAAACGCAGAGATTCATTATCCAGCTAATAACCTGTGCCTCTCTGATGACGTCGACAATGCCCTTAATTACAAAAACATCTGCAAGAAGATCATCCATCATGTCGAGTCTGGAAGATTTCTGCTTTTAGAAAAGCTAACTAGCGACGTACTTGGAATTTGCATTGATCATCCATGGGTTCGGTACGCTCAAGTGAGAATTGATAAACCTCACGCGCTGCGTTTTGCCGACTCCGTTTCGCTCACGCTGAGCTATGAAGCAGACCAAGATAATAACTTCTAA
- a CDS encoding MaoC family dehydratase, which translates to MKPEIGQTATIEKTLDKQTVVAFASVSEDYNPIHLDEDFAKTTQFERPIVHGMLASSLISGLLASKVPGAGSIYLGQSLKFLRPIFVGETVTAKVEVISVREDKPIAVISTQVLSANGEVAVDGEATVMYSV; encoded by the coding sequence ATGAAGCCAGAAATCGGCCAGACTGCCACCATAGAAAAGACGTTAGATAAGCAAACAGTAGTAGCCTTTGCCAGCGTCTCGGAAGACTACAACCCAATCCATTTAGATGAAGATTTCGCTAAAACCACGCAATTTGAGCGTCCAATCGTGCATGGTATGTTGGCATCGAGCCTTATCTCTGGCTTGTTGGCTTCTAAAGTGCCGGGCGCAGGCAGCATTTACTTGGGGCAATCCTTGAAGTTTCTTCGTCCTATTTTTGTTGGCGAAACTGTCACAGCCAAGGTGGAAGTGATCAGCGTGCGTGAAGACAAACCTATCGCTGTGATATCTACTCAAGTATTGAGCGCGAATGGTGAAGTCGCCGTCGATGGTGAAGCGACAGTGATGTACTCTGTTTAA